The following coding sequences are from one Plasmodium sp. gorilla clade G2 genome assembly, chromosome: 1 window:
- a CDS encoding photosensitized INA-labeled protein 1, PhIL1, putative produces MLSSISPKRYSFDKQGNIKEIDFLSCKSIILPQQHLNAKDNFICTTSILPNFYETPPDKASKLKMTQENNIDKANMGTNVYVQRTSSLSNMNVLQYADEVHNNLQDSNVHEINEPLIFADVNQYCGDANAQGIDPGVVAVSNALFAYNSAFQSIPIKSSPNVFKRRSKGEANSEWSNAFVTRVDPYECTDPEEEFKPYEVTKYYDEGKVKTVFNFDQENYNQDM; encoded by the coding sequence ATGCTTTCTTCCATATCACCAAAAAGATATAGTTTTGATAAACaaggaaatataaaagaaattgaTTTTTTAAGTTGCAAGAGTATTATATTACCACAACAACATTTGAATGCAAAGGACAATTTTATTTGTACAACAAGCATTCTTCCAAATTTTTATGAAACACCACCTGATAAAGcttcaaaattaaaaatgacacaggaaaataatattgataaggCTAATATGGGTACGAATGTATACGTACAAAGAACATCATCACTTAGTAACATGAATGTTCTTCAGTATGCAGATGAAGTACACAACAATTTACAAGATTCAAATGTTCATGAAATAAATGAACCATTAATTTTTGCAGATGTTAATCAATATTGTGGTGATGCAAATGCCCAAGGAATTGATCCAGGTGTAGTAGCTGTTTCCAATGCTTTGTTTGCATATAACAGTGCCTTCCAATCTATACCAATTAAAAGCTCTCCAAACGTTTTTAAAAGAAGATCAAAAGGAGAAGCAAATTCAGAATGGAGTAATGCTTTTGTAACTAGAGTAGACCCATATGAGTGTACCGACCCAGAAGAAGAATTTAAACCTTATGAAGTTACCAAATATTATGATGAAGGAAAGGTTAAAACTGTATTTAATTTTGATCAAGAAAATTATAACCAAGATATGTGA
- a CDS encoding LCCL domain-containing protein, with amino-acid sequence MLKITCVSLFFYIIKSLFVYTKSPETSLEKITEFRQQHRKTLDGRLCAAAFLHDDQTYTNCSTSLSPDGTSGREWCYVEVQLLGKGSRDWDYCRDSINYDKLRLHAKKVFEEKSLEADRLKDRLHVLNSRVYNMLQKYDSVCGKKHELINSRIEKINEWLDKSSESIIKIENNSNDLNSTKSIINQLQIDIKEENKNLKQSEENCKNLPGYENEPDSDGLKVSYFNNLFFDGIPIETRIEKDINFLYNSRGPLENISPHKYSIRYEGYLFVPHNGTYTFTIETDCYVRLLINNKVILTYGLQEVVDITDENMYYNNQYDMNQYNDEYKLNTPLSFSYRKYSNIKYTLNNDDGSEIIKKNSIPIELLGGEKHKFVLEISHSAHLKYKNEESSSFKLYWKSSRINQQIIQSHYFFTENIIPPTRFSSLDPDIFELGLVDINQHVYKNDNNWIITNVNTKYIGLHLLKTQEHPQYNNFSLSINTGSNLFIASPIDNVFPLSPYKDSLWKVFDTNDIIEIEYKGNSNNNNVNVNYNNNMIHKKKKFKIKFIPLKNKSELKFYVSNNIPFFIFAQQRKIFPTICNGEEQILSSPSNGAFKECEESSSLSYEFNCIAGLSSLHMDKKFHVWRSSNSGIGEYIKVSFNAPVQINKFRFKPRDDVLTWPSEISLLFDDTEVIIPVLHTSNIEHNTAKLEYPIITTFVKIEIKDMFLNHNETGGSFELVGNSCNFTNDDYLVAHHATIDIIDCHNNTLNNIPDVLPLIHGDKFLITCDPNCIDNLSGEVYGSDVYSIDSSICKASIHAGVCNIQNKYNCKFLIIINEKQTNYIGTLQNNILSLNQSNNSNLSFTFSPILNPNFSQFYSSHPNSYSIVFKRNDDLNLPNKFLIDYGDIFTNYGSFAYGWNKPITFLNSSAQKKKKIFYSNGLYSGGIPFPPATASQHCITDLECQTNFWTFQTHENGTYTIQILVGNLSSNIKQNAFIEVNGLPLIKNIQLEKNEYFVAVKNVHVTSRSLIFTSTCLETDKQCANAKTTIMALQILKI; translated from the exons ATGTTAAAGATAACATGTGTTagcctttttttttacatcatTAAAAGTCTCTTTGTATATACAAAATCTCCTGAAACATCTCTGGAAAAAATAACTGAGTTTAGACAACAGCATAGAAAAACATTAGATGGAAGATTATGTGCTGCAGCATTTCTTCATGATGATCAGACATATACAAATTGTTCTACTTCTCTCTCCCCAGACGGAACAAGTG GAAGGGAATGGTGTTATGTCGAAGTTCAGTTACTAGGAAAAGGTTCAAGAGATTGGGATTATTGTAGGGATTCCATAAATTATGACAAGTTAAGGTTACATGCTAAAAAAGTATTTGAAGAAAAATCTTTAGAAGCAGACAGACTTAAAGATAGATTACATGTATTGAATAGTAGAGTTTATAATATGTTACAAAAATATGATTCCGTGTGCGGAAAAAAACATGAACTTATAAATTCTagaattgaaaaaataaatgaatggTTAGATAAAAGTTCAGAATCCatcataaaaatagaaaataatagcAATGATTTAAATTCAACAAAAAGTATTATTAATCAACTACAAATAGatattaaagaagaaaataaaaatttgaaaCAATCTGAAGAAAATTGTAAAAATTTACCAGGATATGAAAATGAACCAGATAGTGATGGATTAAAAGTTTCCTATTTTAATAATCTATTTTTTGATGGTATACCTATAGAAACAAGAATTGAAAaagatattaattttttatataatagtaGAGGACCattagaaaatatatcaCCTCATAAATATTCTATTCGTTATGAAggttatttatttgttccaCATAATGGAACATATACATTTACTATAGAAACAGATTGTTATGTTagattattaataaataataaagttaTATTAACGTATGGTTTACAAGAAGTTGTTGATATAACAGatgaaaatatgtattataataatcaataTGATATGAACCAAtataatgatgaatataaattaaatacacccctttctttttcatatcgaaaatatagtaatataaaatataccttaaataatgatgatggtagtgaaataataaaaaaaaattctataCCTATAGAATTGTTAGGTGGAGAAAAACATAAATTTGTATTAGAAATATCACATTCTgctcatttaaaatataaaaatgaagaatcgAGTTCTTTCAAATTATATTGGAAATCCAGTAGAATTAATCAACAAATAATACAAagtcattatttttttacagaAAATATTATCCCACCTACTAGATTCTCTTCTTTAGATCCTGATATATTTGAACTTGGATTAGTTGATATAAATCAACacgtatataaaaatgataataattggATTATAACAAATgttaatacaaaatatataggtTTACATCTTTTAAAAACACAAGAACATCCACAATATAATAACTTTTCTCTATCTATTAATACAGGatcaaatttatttatagctTCACCTATAGATAATGTATTTCCATTAAGTCCATACAAAGACTCCTTGTGGAAAGTATTCGATACTAATGATATTATAGAAATAGAATACAAaggtaatagtaataataacaatgttaatgttaattataataataatatgattcataaaaaaaaaaagtttaaaataaaatttattcctttaaaaaataaatcagaattaaaattttatgtatcaaataatattcccttctttatttttgctcaacaaagaaaaatatttccaACCATATGTAATGGAGAAGAACAAATATTGTCATCACCTTCTAATGGTGCATTTAAAGAATGTGAAGAATCATCTTCTTTATCTTATGAATTTAATTGTATAGCTGGATTAAGTTCTTTGCATATGGATAAAAAATTTCATGTATGGAGATCATCAAATTCAGGAATTGgagaatatattaaagtaTCATTTAATGCACCAGtgcaaataaataaatttagaTTTAAACCAAGAGATGATGTTCTAACATGGCCATCAGAAATATCATTACTTTTTGATGATACTGAAGTTATCATACCAGTTTTACATACTTCTAATATTGAACACAATACAGCCAAATTAGAATATCCAATTATAACAACATTTGTAAAAATAGAAATTAAAGATATGTTTCTTAATCATAATGAAACAGGTGGTTCTTTTGAACTTGTTGGGAATTCATGTAATTTTACTAATGATGATTATTTAGTAGCTCATCATGCTactattgatattattgatTGTCATAATAATACTTTAAACAATATACCTGATGTTCTTCCTTTAATACATGGagataaatttttaattacatGTGATCCAAATTGTATAGATAATTTATCTGGAGAAGTATATGGTTCAGATGTATATTCTATAGACTCATCTATATGTAAAGCTTCTATTCATGCAGGTGTATGTAATAtccaaaataaatataattgtaaatttttaattataatcaatgaaaaacaaacaaattatataggtactttacaaaataatattttatctttaaaTCAAAGTAATAATTCAAATTTATCTTTTACATTTTCTCCAATACTTAATCCAAACTTTTCTCAATTCTATTCATCACATCCTAATAGTTATTCTATcgtatttaaaagaaatgatGATCTTAATCTAccaaataaatttttaatagatTATGGAGATATTTTTACTAATTATGGATCATTTGCATATGGATGGAATAAACCAATTACTTTTTTAAACTCTTcagcacaaaaaaaaaaaaaaattttttattctaaTGGTCTCTATTCAGGAGGTATACCATTTCCACCTGCAACAGCTAGTCAACATTGTATTACTGATTTAGAATGCCAAACTAATTTCTGGACTTTTCAAACTCATGAAAATGGTACCTATACTATTCAAATACTTGTTGGAAATCTTTCATCCaatattaaacaaaatgCATTTATTGAAGTAAACGGATTGCCTTTaatcaaaaatatacaacttgaaaaaaatgaatattttgtTGCAGTTAAAAATGTTCACGTTACAAGTAGGTCTTTGATATTTACATCCACATGCTTAGAAACAGACAAACAATGTGCTAATGCAAAAACGACAATAATGGCCCTtcaaatattgaaaatataa
- a CDS encoding mRNA cleavage factor-like protein, putative, with translation MLSANISSNLNNTTLNITSRENKGEWLLYPQSNYEFNIDEKLKNKFIIDKEKCKKRINAYNKNGIRNSVLAIILCHRYEYPHLLLLQHIESQKYYLLNGKYKTWEKPKEVLKKKLQKYINKIKDIHFTPAQINKEQEETVEIGDFLGEWWRTQFNSVFLPYLPAHISRPKEYIRLYQVILSPKCIFHLPPGFTLKAIPLFDLNNCGLAISGLSSILSRFKLHCMVQEQDVEN, from the coding sequence ATGTTAAGTGCTAATATAAGCTCTAATTTGAATAATACAACTCTTAATATAACAAGCCGAGAAAATAAAGGAGAATGGCTATTATATCCTCAATCTAACTATGAGTTTAATATTGATGAGAAgttgaaaaataaatttattatagaTAAGGAGAAATGCAAGAAACGTATAAATgcgtataataaaaatggtaTTCGTAATTCCGTATTagcaataatattatgtcaTAGATATGAATATccacatttattattattgcaACATATAGAAAGtcagaaatattatttattgaatgggaaatataaaacatgGGAGAAGCCAAAAgaagtattaaaaaaaaaattacaaaaatatattaacaaaattaaagatatacattttacaccagcacaaataaataaagaacaaGAAGAGACAGTTGAAATTGGAGATTTTTTAGGAGAATGGTGGAGAACACAATTCAATTCTGTTTTCTTACCATACTTGCCTGCACATATAAGTAGACCAAAAGAATATATCAGATTATATCAAGTAATCTTATCACCCAAATGTATTTTTCATTTACCTCCTGGATTTACTTTAAAAGCTATACCACTTTTTGACTTAAATAATTGTGGATTGGCAATTAGTGGATTGTCAAGTATACTTTCAAGATTTAAATTACATTGTATGGTACAAGAACAAGACGTcgaaaattaa
- a CDS encoding fatty acid elongation protein, GNS1/SUR4 family, putative — protein sequence MIRNIITKTNDEYSMEIIGHIRSYPKRPIFFIEEIYPFLNYISFKWERDFKPFQFIQFVHNKYLICPLIVIIYLLFCKYGNILMRDKKALNLKRTICIWNFVLSFFNLLVTIKLYPVLIYIIYHYSLTGLLIIPPIYTCGFGSVGLWICFFIISKYFELIDTFFLILKKKEITFLHWFHHSTVLLYTWDTYYEEIPVGFVFICINAVVHTIMYFYYFLASCYNKKFKWSIIVTFIQICQMFLGVLLTSYCLYISYIYTYNNKWAVSFVHKLKNNVTFQYGHYISRKNIILASLMYISYLYLFINYFFHRYIISYLLKKKKKS from the exons atgatcagaaatattataacaaaaacAAATGATGAGTATTCTATGGAGATAATTGGACATATAAGAAGCTATCCTAAGAGACCTATATTTTTCATAGAAGAAATATATCCATTTCTAAATTATATCTCCTTTAAATg GGAGAGAGATTTCAAACCTTTTCAATTTATTCAATTTGTTCATAACAAATATTTGATATGTCCTTTGAtagtaattatttatttattattttgtaaatatggGAATATTCTAATGAGAGATAAAAAAGCGTTGAATTTGAAAAGAACAATATGTATATGGaattttgttttatcattttttaatttgttagtaacaataaaattatatcctgtattaatatatataatatatcattattcttTAACAGGTTTATTAATTATTCCACCCATTTATACATGTGGATTTGGTTCGGTAGGATTATggatatgtttttttattatatcaaaatattttgaGTTAATTGataccttttttttaattttaaaaaagaaagaaataacTTTTTTACATTGGTTTCATCATTCTactgttttattatatacatggGATACATATTATGAAGAAATACCTGTTGGgtttgtttttatttgtattaatgCGGTTGTTCATACCATTAtgtacttttattattttttggctagttgttataataaaaaatttaaatggaGTATTATTGTTACATTTATACAAATCTGCCAAATGTTTTTAGGCGTTTTATTGACTAGTTATTGtctttatatatcttatatatatacatataataataaatgggCAGTTTCCTTTGTtcacaaattaaaaaataatgttacCTTTCAATATGGACATTATATatcaagaaaaaatattatattggcTTCACTTatgtatatatcatatttatatttatttataaactaCTTTTTTCacagatatataatatcatatcttttaaaaaaaaaaaaaaaatcatga